In a genomic window of Thunnus thynnus chromosome 16, fThuThy2.1, whole genome shotgun sequence:
- the syf2 gene encoding pre-mRNA-splicing factor syf2: MASCSEESTNVTATEEEATESVASQKREARLRKFRELHFKRNEARKLNHQEVVEEDKRLKLPTNWEAKKARLEWELAEDQKKKDCASKGEDYDRVKLLEITADDAERWERKKKKKNPDTGFAGYAEAQFRQYQRLTKQIRPDMEGYERQREECGEDFHPTSNSLIHGTHVPTKEGIDRMVEDVEKQIEKRSKYSRRRAYNDDADIDYINERNAKFNKKAERFYGKYTAEIKQNLERGTAV, encoded by the exons atggcGTCCTGTAGTGAG GAGTCTACTAACGTTACAGCCACCGAGGAGGAGGCGACAGAAAGTGTTGCGTCCCAGAAAAGAGAAGCGAGGCTACGAAAATTTCGAGAGTTACATTTCAAACGG AATGAAGCACGTAAGCTCAATCACCAGGAGGTTGTGGAGGAGGACAAGAGACTGAAACTCCCCACTAATTGGGAGGCTAAGAAAGCCCGGCTGGAGTGGGAGCTTGCTGAAGATCAAAAGAAAAAG GATTGTGCTTCCAAAGGTGAGGACTATGACAGAGTGAAACTGCTGGAGATCACTGCTGACGATGCAGAGCggtgggagagaaagaagaagaagaagaacccAGACACAGGATTTGCAG GTTATGCTGAGGCCCAATTCAGACAATACCAGAGGCTCACCAAGCAGATCAGACCAGACATGGAGGGCtacgagagacagagagaggaatg CGGTGAGGACTTCCACCCCACGTCCAATAGCCTGATCCACGGCACCCATGTCCCTACAAAGGAGGGCATTGACCGCATGGTGGAAGATGTCGAGAAACA AATCGAGAAGCGGTCCAAGTACAGCCGACGCAGGGCTTACAACGACGACGCAGACATCGACTACATCAACGAGAGGAACGCCAAGTTCAACAAGAAGGCGGAGCGCTTCTACGGCAAATACACAGCAGAGATCAAACAAAACTTGGAGAGAGGCACAGCTGTCTAG